The DNA region CGTTTGTGTATAAATCAAGTGTTGTAGAATTTAAATTGAGTGCAAATAAGtataaagatatatattttttgcatttttttttcttcatcatgtATGAATAAATGCTctaaaagtcaactttttgaGACATCATAAATGTTTGATTCGTTGTCAGCTTTTAGCCATGGCAACACACTGTGATTGTGAGAACTTTAAATATgctttaaatatgtttctataaagcatctcaataaatcagaatatcatCAAATACCACGAAGCAAAAGTAATTTattatattgatttattaaactgaatgaaatattttaatgattacTATGACTTGCAGTAAATAAAAACCCCAAAGTCATTCtctcaaaaatattaatgtatcACATTTTACAATCACAGGAACTTACTCAACCATGTCCATTCTGGGATCTCTGTTGTTGAATAAACCCTGGCCACTAGATGGCGGTAGAAAATCGGCAATGAGAAGGTCGCAGCGGAAAAAGGTCTGAGTGAAGGATGGAGGAACTTGTTGAATATTACATCAACCTTTAATGTTCGCTCAATCTTGAAATTCTTGAGAaagattatgtgttttttaaacataaagagACGTAAATCATATTGTCTTGGCTATCAGACAGCATaatcttaattttattcatgatttccttttgttttttttcgtaaaatataaacacttcctggtgggaacattttttttcacaacacaaaTGATTCCGTTATTCTGCATTATAGAAATATGGCGTTTTTACAAAGCTGGGTGTGTTCGAATATCCGTGTGCAGATATGAAAAACACAGACTTCAAtaagttaaatttttatttgtttacatcatGATGAGCAGTCACTTGGTAACAGTAGTAACACACACCCCTCAGCACCCCGACCTCCTGCACCCCAACGTCTCCCGCCGCCAGCCCCTGGCCCTGAGCGGCTGCCTCTAACCACACCAGTCTGGCATCAGGATCCTCGTCTGAGAACTGGAGCAGGGACCCGGAGCGCCGCAACACCTTCAGGCACTGCCTCAGCACCGAGGCCGCCTTCTCCGCCCCCTCCTTGGACCTCAACAGGGCGTCTGTGGTGCCCTTGTCAACAATAAGATCCAGGCTGCTGGGACCGTAGTGGCCGTCAAGCCGGGTGCAGTCCAGTTCTAAAAAGTCAATTTGAGAGGAAGCGTTGCGAGGCCGGACGGCGTTGGCCCGGATGTGCTCCCGCATTAGCCGTACGGCTACGGGGGAGATGTCGGCGCAGGTGACTTGCACTGGCAAAGCGGAGTCTCTGTAGATGGAGGGGCCCAGCGCAGACGTGCCGCATCCCATGTCCAAGACCTGGACAGGATGGCGTGAAAGGGACGCAGCCTGCAGGAGGGGCGTGATGAAGTCCTGCACCGCATCGAAACCGAAGAACCACTCAAAGTTTTTGAAGTTGGGACTCCTGCTGCTGGTCTCAGAGTAGAAGCGGTCCCATGCTGATTTCTTATCCATGTTTTCCATCAGCTCAGCTAGacacaagaaagagaaaagagacaCAGTGGTTACCAAGACGACAGGCACAGCTTACCATCTAGTCCTGACTTATAGTATCCTGCTGCTCTTTCCAACCAAGACACTTAAACTTACTTAAACAGGCAGACTGGACAAGGATGATATTTATCAGAGATTCATGAAGGAAGTTATGCTAGCATCTTTAGCATAACTTCCGCTTTGGCATCATTTCCATTTTAGTACAACGTCCattgtggtttttgttgttgggtTGTGATTTTTACACTTTACCCTAAATTCTGCATTAGCATAACCTCAGTTTTAGCATAAATTCTTTTTTATCATAAATTCCGTTTTAGCACTTAAGTGTCATTGTTGTGTTGTTGCATTGTGACTTTTACACTTTGTTGACCCTTCTGGGCTACCATACAAGTAAAAGTCCAATTTATCCATTTGAAAATGGATGGTATGTAGGCCTACCAAGACATTTCATACTTAAACAACCAGACTGACAAGGACAACATTATGCTAAGTTATGCTAGAAAGGTTAGCATAACCTCCGTTTAAGTATAAATTCCTTTTTAGCATGAATTGAAGTGTGGCTTCCGTGTTGACCCTTTTGGGCCACCATACAAGTAGAAGTCCAAACTAAAATCTTACCATGCTTTCTGCTATCCAGCCAATCAGACTGAGGTTgacttattttgaaaaacatgaaaaaaataatgcagtCTTTTGATTagaaagctggtagagacatacagtaacattttaaaggtGGTTCTACATAATAATTGACTCAAGGTGGCTGAATACACCTGCACACCACACTGACTTCtcagattttcatttctaaatagaaaaccaaaccgcattttccttcaacttaATTATGAACTACTTTGTGTCGACCGGTTGTATTGCTAACCTTTTGAACGAAAAACTCTTTCTATTTAGCTGGTTAGCTTAAAACCACGAAAGAAAACAACGAGACTACCCTGACATGAATAATTCCAACTGTGGACACACTTGTCACTGATGAACGTTGCCTTGTACACCGGGAGAATCCTCTTCTGCCAGCCGACGCGAACGACTTCGTGAGAGCAGACATGTTGGTTTGTGTTCTCCAGAGCTCAACCACAGAGACAGGAGCTCTCACTCCGACCACGAATTCTATGATATTGAATTGACTCTAGAGTCCAGGAAAACGTGAACGAGAAAACACCTCGTTATAATTTACGATCTTTGGTTAGTTTTCGTGTATATGACATACCTTCGTGGTTCTGATATCCAGATTTTCCTGAAAACAGTTGAGGAACAAAAGACAAGTAGTTCTTTGATTTATTCGTTCATCTTTAATTTTATGacgatttctttttaaatgtcgctttttgtttttatagctaaaaataaaattcaattcagaaatacttattcctaaagggaaattaaatgttgctttaactCATATCATACAaatttcttcaaagagttgtagATGCTGATGAGGAATCCCCGgtagcagtctgtgttgcaGCActtttgaagaagcctctgactgaagatgccATTGCTGCGTAACAGTCCGGTGGAAAAGATACTGAGGGGTGTCCATCATTTTCTCAAAGCACAGCACAGGTTGCTGTGATTACAGGACACTTGTTCACA from Xiphophorus maculatus strain JP 163 A chromosome 14, X_maculatus-5.0-male, whole genome shotgun sequence includes:
- the cskmt gene encoding methyltransferase-like protein 12, mitochondrial isoform X2; translation: MENMDKKSAWDRFYSETSSRSPNFKNFEWFFGFDAVQDFITPLLQAASLSRHPVQVLDMGCGTSALGPSIYRDSALPVQVTCADISPVAVRLMREHIRANAVRPRNASSQIDFLELDCTRLDGHYGPSSLDLIVDKGTTDALLRSKEGAEKAASVLRQCLKVLRRSGSLLQFSDEDPDARLVWLEAAAQGQGLAAGDVGVQEVGVLRGVCYYCYQVTAHHDVNK
- the cskmt gene encoding methyltransferase-like protein 12, mitochondrial isoform X1 — encoded protein: MSALTKSFASAGRRGFSRCTRQRSSVTTELMENMDKKSAWDRFYSETSSRSPNFKNFEWFFGFDAVQDFITPLLQAASLSRHPVQVLDMGCGTSALGPSIYRDSALPVQVTCADISPVAVRLMREHIRANAVRPRNASSQIDFLELDCTRLDGHYGPSSLDLIVDKGTTDALLRSKEGAEKAASVLRQCLKVLRRSGSLLQFSDEDPDARLVWLEAAAQGQGLAAGDVGVQEVGVLRGVCYYCYQVTAHHDVNK